agTATTGTATCATAGtattgtacatgtgtatgtacaAATTTGTACATACACATGTACtatacatatatagatattcattcatatattataagTAGGACACATGCACACCgcactttacatacatacactcagTTTTATACTCTTGTTGTTAGATTCTTGTTGAAAGATTTTTACTTTCTTATACTTGTGTAATAACAATAAAGAACTtgaactaaaaataaaacaaaactgttttggAGCAAAGTACTTGTGTAAATCAAGTCAATATgtcaataatataataataaatgacatttatttacatagcatTTATCAAAACAAGCAATTACAAATGTGCTTTACACAGCAGAGATAAAAAGAACAATGCCATACGCTCATATTCCCACATATGAAGtatatcattaaaacaaatattaaataaatgactatatatagtaaaataaatcaaaaaataaagattataaaaaagctttatgataaaaatgagttttcaAATGTGACTTAAAAGAAGATATTGAATTTGCAAGTCTGTGATTCTCAGGCAGGTCATTCCATAATAGTGGTGCCATGACAGAAAAGGTGCTGTCTCCTTTAGTCCTCAACCTTGTATTCAAGactcaagattcaagattcaagatgttTATTGTCTCTCTGGCCATACAAGTACAATACAATTGTGTGAAATACTTTGGCTGGGAGGATCCATTACAGAaaaatggtaaataaatatatataaaaagaaaatatggtaacaaaatataaaaagcaataaaacatgtacttgtatacaaacacacacacacacacacacacacacacacatatatatatatatatatatatatatatatatatatatactttaaaaaaaatgtatataaaggCACAAAAAGGTTGCATATATAATCATTGGTCAGAATATAGCACAGAGGTTAGATTGCAATTTTGTTATGGCCTGTGTTTTGAAAGTCCTGTACTCCTGTACCTCCTACCTATGAGCAGCAGGGAGAACAGGCTGCTGTGTCGATGTGTCATTAGACACATCTAGAAGGTTCCTGATCATAGAGATAAGAGAATAATCACAAGTCTACACAAGATAACATCACACTTTGTATTGATTCACCTGAGGCAGGACATTTGATCGAGCACCTCCACGTGTTTCGAGGTATCTCACCTGTCCGACGGCCCTCGAAGACGGCGCGGGAGGGGCGGTGCTAATGCGCCAACGTCACAGCGGGGTTGGCccacagacagactgagcacACACGGAGCGGCGCCATGCACAACCGTCGGAGCGACAGCTAACCAGCAGAAATGCCTCATGAAGACCTCGACCCAGCCCGAAATGCTCGGCTCGGGGCACACGTTGTCGCATTATTCCACCGATACAGGATGTGAAGATGGACTACGTGTGATGAAATGGCCGGGTTTTGAGTCTCACTTCACGGTTTCGCTCGGTGTAGCGTGGCAGAGGCGGCGGATCGTCTCCAAAGTTGTCGGTTAGCAGGGCGCGTGTGAAGGATCGGAATTAAAGGCGCAGTGCACCCGCTGCAGCCgcaaacatggagaagcagcagagTGATTTGGACCGAGACCGACAGTACTGTGAACTTTGTGGGAAAATGGAGAACCTCCTCAAGTGCGGTAGGTGCCGGAGCTCGTTTTATTGCAGCAAAGAGCACCAGAAACAGCACTGGAAGAAACACAAGCTCATTTGTAAGGAGGCGGACAAGGCGCAGTTTCCCAAACAGATGCCCGAGCAAGCGCAGCCGCCTGGGGACGACAAGGCGCCGGAGAAGTGCCCACAAAAGAAAACCCCCGTGCAGGCGGACAGTGCGTCTGTGCCACAACCCACAGACTCAGAAATACCTGGGGTCGGCGACACGCCGGGGGAGGACGGGCCCAACAATACCGCCACACCTAACGGACAAACGAGTTCATCCCCTCAAAAACTTGCCCAGGAGTACATAGTCCCGTGTATGAACAAGCACGGTATTTGTGTGGTGGACAACTTTCTAGGAACAGAGACTGGGCTAGGCATTTTGGATAATGTCAAGGCCCTGCACAAAACAGGCAAGTTCACTGACGGCCAGTTGGTCAGTCAAAAAAGCGACTCCACTAAAGACATCCGAGGGGACAAAATCACGTGGATAGAGGGGAAGGAGGCCGGCTGCGAGAAG
This genomic interval from Thunnus thynnus chromosome 14, fThuThy2.1, whole genome shotgun sequence contains the following:
- the egln1a gene encoding egl nine homolog 1 isoform X1; this encodes MEKQQSDLDRDRQYCELCGKMENLLKCGRCRSSFYCSKEHQKQHWKKHKLICKEADKAQFPKQMPEQAQPPGDDKAPEKCPQKKTPVQADSASVPQPTDSEIPGVGDTPGEDGPNNTATPNGQTSSSPQKLAQEYIVPCMNKHGICVVDNFLGTETGLGILDNVKALHKTGKFTDGQLVSQKSDSTKDIRGDKITWIEGKEAGCEKIRFLMSRMDDLIRHCNGKLGNYIINGRTKAMVACYPGNGTGYVRHVDNPNGDGRCVTCIYYLNKDWNAKEHGGLLRIFPEGKAQFADIEPKFDRLLLFWSDRRNPHEVQPAFSTRYAITVWYFDADERARAKEKYLTGAGEKGVKVELDKPSDPS
- the egln1a gene encoding egl nine homolog 1 isoform X2 — encoded protein: MEKQQSDLDRDRQYCELCGKMENLLKCGRCRSSFYCSKEHQKQHWKKHKLICKEADKAQFPKQMPEQAQPPGDDKAPEKCPQKKTPVQADSASVPQPTDSEIPGVGDTPGEDGPNNTATPNGQTSSSPQKLAQEYIVPCMNKHGICVVDNFLGTETGLGILDNVKALHKTGKFTDGQLVSQKSDSTKDIRGDKITWIEGKEAGCEKIRFLMSRMDDLIRHCNGKLGNYIINGRTKEHGGLLRIFPEGKAQFADIEPKFDRLLLFWSDRRNPHEVQPAFSTRYAITVWYFDADERARAKEKYLTGAGEKGVKVELDKPSDPS